The genomic DNA TTCGACGTGAAGATCCTCGCCACACCGCCGGAGGAGAGGGCCGCCGAGGCCGTCGCGTGGGTGCACAAGGCACTCGCCCGGGCGTCTCGGTGGTCGAGCGGCGGCCAGGGGGAACCATGCtacggggaggaggcggcggcggcggcgatcagcAAGGCCATCGCGCGGGTGCAGGAGGCGAGCGCGTCAGGGGCGCTCACGACGGGCGAGCTGATCCGCGAGTTCACGGCCTTGAAGGAGCAGTGCCCCCGGGAGTACACGACGTACCGCCTCGCGGACGCGGCGCGCGCGATCGCGGCGCCGCTACTGCGGCGCGCGGTGTTCCGGCAGTGGGAGCCGCTCAGTGACCCGTCGCGCGGGCAGGAGGCGGTGCTCGAGCTCAAGGGCACGCTGCTAGACGACGGGTCGGCCGCGTCGCCGTACGCCGCGCTGGTCGACGACGTTGTTGTGGGGCCCGCGCTGGCGTCGGCGGCCGAGACGTGGGATGCCAGGGACCCGGAGCCGATGGTCCGGTTCCTGGAGACGTGGGGGGACGCGCTGCCGCTGCCTGCCATCCAGCGCGTCCTCGAGCAGGTGGTCATGCCGAAGCTGTCGGCCGCCGTGGAGTCCTGGGAGCCCCTGTGGGAGCCCGTGCCGTGCCACGTCTGGGTGCGCCCGTGGATCCCGCTCCTCGGGCGCTGGCTCGAGCCGCTGTACGCGACGGTGAGGGGCAAGCTCGGGAGGGAGCTGCAGGGGTGGCACGCGGCCCGGGCCTCGGCCGCCCGCGACATGGTGCTGCCGTGGAAGGACGCGTTCgggccggcggcgtggggggAGTTCGTCGGCGGCCACGTCGTGCCGTACCTGAGACGGGGCCTGCGGGCGGTGCGCGTCACGCCGCCGGAGCAGGACGACGGCGGGTTCCGTGGGATGATGAGGTGGGCGCCGTCCGTGGTGTCGGCGTCGGACATGGCGCGgctcctggaggaggaggagttcttCGGCAAGTGGCAAGACGCGCTGTGCCGGTGGCTGTGGGCAGCGAGACCCACCGTGGCGGAGGCCATGGCGTGGCACGAAGGGTGGAAGCGGTTCTTGACGCCGGAGCTGCTCGCCGACGAGCGCGTGCGTGTGCCCATCGAGGCCGGCCTCGAAAAGATTAGCCGCGCAGCGCAAGGTCTGGAGATTTACCGGCCGCCGGGACGGGGGCAGCACGCCCGCGAGGTCTACTCTTGCCGCTACAGATCACGAGGGCGTGCGGGCGTTGGTTGTGGACGTAATAGGCGCCAACAGTGATCGACATGAACAAGACCGGGAGATGTGAAATCTCTTCCCTGTGCGTTCAGGATTCAGGAAGATCCAAGATGTATGTATGCAGTGACAATACTTTGGATTTAGGTGGGATCTGTCAGTTAGTGCTGGTTTGATATGTTTGTTGTATATTGTGATGCAAAGGGGATAACACATCTTGAGAAACATCTTACTGGAAAACCATTGTACAGGCAGTCAAATGATAAAACACCTTAGTACCTTACTTATTATTCATTGTTGTACTCTGCAGTCTGTACTGTCAATTTTGAAAAACATATTTTTTGAATGTAAATTTCTGATCATTACATAAATATTTATGTACGATGAAATGTCAGAACGAATGCATATACAGTATTAACAGAAATATACCAggtatatatacatgtatatgtCTGAAATATCTAAATGTGCATACAGTATCAAAGGGAAAAAACTACTGAATGGAGCAACCTGACACCAGGTGAAAATGGTTGATATTACTCACCATACAACAGCAGCTAACCAGAATTCCAATCTAAAGCTGAAGACCTGATTTGAGCTACCTTATTCAGGTATCACCACCTGAAGGATCCTGGTTTGTCCATCAAGCTGATTTTGTTGTCATTAGTCAGATTAGTCTATGCAAACAAGCTCAATCTCTTCTGGCTGACCCATTTGAACCCAAACTGGTTTACAGGATACAAGCTCAATGTCTTCAGGTTCTCCAGCATGGAATGATACACCTTCGCAGGTCTTTGCTGAAATTAATAATCATAAATGAAGCAATATCGGTTAAATGTATCCAGTTGACATAAACACTATTACATGCCAAATAGGTCCTTCCTATTAAAGAATAAGCCTAATTTGACGACGTTAATGCATATGTGCACCAAAAATGAAAAAGCGGTCAACAAAGGAATCAGAGGTGGATGGAGCTACCTTCAGAGGGATGGACATTGGTTTGTCCAAAGGTAAGATCGGTAAATGCAATAAAATTGCAATTGCATTCGAGTATTCATCCTGCACACCGTAAAAATGTCCAAGTTCTCTGAAATATATAGCAAGCATGTACATTTCAGAATCTGTAATGTTAGATAACGATTATATCTGGTATGTAATTTAGTGATCACATGTACCTGACTATCTTGAACAAACAGATTCTGGAAAGGCAACACTTAACAACTTGAAACCTTATGTAGCAATCCTTTCTGCTTCAATCTCAAACTGTGGAGGAGTGGATTCTGGATCTTTTTCACTGATACAATTTTCTTGTGACAACGGAGTTCTAATGTCTCAATATGAGAAAATAATGGGAGCTGCAGTATTTGACCAACACTCCAGAAACCCTCAATTTTAATACATTGGAGGGAAGGGAAACTTGGCAACTCGAGTAGACTCACAATTTTTTATACGGAGATTTTGCAGTGCCTGGAGACTGGGCAACCCACTCAGTTTGCTACATCTCATAATGGTGAGGTGCTGAAGATGAGGAAAATCTGTGGCCTCAATCTCATCCCATAGCTCCCAGGAGTCCATGTTCATAAACTTCAGTGTCTCCAATACAGGAAAGGCTCTGCTGGTGCTAGATCCATAATCACCGCAGGTAGTTTCATCATGGACAGAAAGCATTCGTCTCACGTGCATTATGCTGGTGAGCGAATTGATTGAAAGATGTTTGAGACAAGGCAATCGACCAACAGATGGCAGTTCTTTACTGTTTTGACAATCTTTTAGTTCTAAAATGGAAATGCAAAACATATGATTTCCCAGCCATAAAGGAAATCTCACACCAGAGAAGCCCCTGATAGTCAGCTCCTCCAGATCAGGGTGAGGTTGAAGACTATCCAACACAGATGATGCCTCATCAGAAAACATGGAGTCGACACAAGACCAGCGGAATATCAATTTACACAATTCACCTTTGTTCTTGATGCTAGCTTCAGGAGTAATTTGTGCACTTGTTACATTCTCTATTCCAGAGATGCTCAGCTCCCCCCTAAGCTTATTCAAGTTAACTAAGTCAGCAATCCCACAGCTGCCTGAATCACTTCCGACCTTGATCACATGCATTGTTTGTAGGTTTATTAATTCACCAATTCCACATGGCATGTACATATTCCAATCATCCATGGATGGCAGTTCCAGATGCCTCAGATTAGTGAGGAATTTGATCCCCTTAGGTAATTCACTAAGGCTATTGCAAGATTTGAGATTCATCGAATGCAACTTGAAGAGGGCACTTATTGACTCCGGCAGGCACTTGATTTTGGTATTCTCAAGACTTAGGTACCTAAGGTGTATCAATTCACCAACAGAGTGGGGCTGGTTCTCCATGTTAGTGTTACTTAAGTCTAGAGCCCTCAAAGACCCGAGAACCTTGAACATGCCCCTTGGGAAATTTATGTACAAAGTATTTCCTTTGTCCTCGAGTTCATCCTTTTGAACAACCAACAACGTTCGCAAGCCAGGAATATGATATTCTTTTATATCTTCGTTTTGGAGTGCATGTAATTGTACGATTTCATTGCAGTGGTCCTCACTTGGAGCTAAAGATAAGTGTCGAGCATTTTCTTTCACATTGCTAAATGTAGATGTCTCTATTCTGAAATACTCTTTGGCTGATACATATTCAGCAAGCTCATGATAGAGGTCATGCATGACATACCTGTTGGAAGAAGAGTTAGTGTAGTTTATAAATTATCTTATAGAacaacataaatgcacaagaaATATCATTACAACAGATTGCCATCACCAAACATGGAATCTAAAAAAATGTTTAACTAGATAGGAAAATCTGCACAGCTGGGATAGATAATACTCTGATGATATTCATTTAGTTTAATCAATGGGAGCCACAAGTCCAGTAACGACAACATGATTTAGCAAACGACCCAAAATGTTTACTAGGTTACTGCTTACTGGGTTAGAGACAACTGAAATCTGGAAGAATGTCAATAGCAGTTGTAATGTTCTGTGACAGCCACTGAAGAAAAATGGTCATGACAACTTGAGGTTCCCAAGGCATGGCATGATAGTATCATATCGCTTCTACTTGTGTAACAGTCATTAGAAGTAATCAAGAATCAAGATGCATTCAATAAGGATATCTCAGAAAAGTTATGCTATAGTATAAATTGGCTAAATGATCAAACTAATGCAAAAAAGGAAATGTACAAAATAAATGAAGGGTAAAAAAGAGCCAATACTTATGGCTGTGTATTATATTTTGTAGACGCCAATTGTATATTCATTTATAATATTTGGTTTTATATATTTAGTATGTAATGTGCCATTTCCTTATCAATGTCTTATCTTTCTGTATAAAAGCATTAGCCAGATTGCAGTATGAACATCTCTTGGAAACAATACAACTAGATGCGTAAAGATTTGCTACCAAGTCACCAATAGCACGTTTTAACTTTTCAATCGTAATGTAAAAATATTGGAACACTCTTTCAGAACTTTATTTATTGATGGACTGCAGTTTATCACTATCCTGACATAGTGGCATGCAGTATGGACTGCAGTCTATCACTATCCCGACATAGTGGCATGCATTTGTAAGTGGCTCTACCACCTTCTTCAGTGTGCGATATGTGCTGACTAACATGCAATTTAGATACCATGTAGATATGACGAGGCAATTTAGATAGAGATGTTTGGGTATTTGAATGTTGCATAACAAATGTATGCACCATCACCAATTCTGAATCATATGCACAGCCTAGTTCAGCTTTGAGTCATATGTCAAGAAGAAAAAGCATAAACATTCATTGTTAATTCCAAAATTAGTAACATTACCTCTCTTCATTATATGGTAGCCTCTGTAGAAAAAACTTTTCCACTAGGTCATCAAAATACTTGCAGGCAATATCTTCAGCAAGATGTTCTCAGTCTGCTTCGACAAAGCCTTGTGCCAACCATAGATGGACCAGCTTGTCTTTTCTGAACAAATACTCTTTTGGAAATAATGAGCAATAAGAGAAGCCGTGCTTCAAGTGCTCCTGCAAGCTGTTGTAGCTCACCAGAAGAGCAAGAAGGGTCTGCTCAACCACTTCACTGTTCCACAAATCGCTTTGCTCAACAGCATCCCAATGATTCCTATCAACTGCACTGGATAAAACATGGCCAACTGCATTTGCAGCCAATGGCGAGCCTTTGCACCTTGCTGCAACCGATTTACCAATAGAAATAAGACTGTCGTTGATAATACTGGGATCACGGCCTCGCAAAGCAGCATCTTGGCACACAGACCAGCAGTTAGTATCAGACAGGTACCCCCAATTGGTGCATCTTCAAAGCCATCATTTTGGCAACCTTTTTACTTCTCGTGGTCACTACAATTCTGCTCCCCCTTGCAGCGCATTGCAGAGGCACCTGCAAGCTTGCCCAACGGTCTCGGCTCTCATCCCATacatcatcaagaacaagcaaaAACCGCTTTCCCTTCAGCCGATCAGTGATGACACGATGCATCTGGTTCATGTCTGCAAAGTCACAAGGGGACTCCGTAGTCTCTTCGGAGAGTTTCCGTGTAAGCTTCAAGGCATCAAACTCTTGGCACACCCATACCCACATCTTAATGTCGAACTTCGAGCTGATGGCCTCCGTCACCAAAGATGTGTTGGGCTAGACTGGTCTTCCCAACACCGGCCGGCCCGACGATAGGAACAACAGAATATACATCACAGCAGCTAGCTTCGTCAGATAATAGCAGCTCAGTGACCCGCCTCATTTCCCGCTCCCTACCATGGAGCCGGCATTTCGTGAAGCAGCTGGTGGGCGTCATGGGGCTGACCtcccgccgcctctccccatcGCCGCTCCTCAGCCGGAGCGCGTCCCTGTCCCGCGCGATCTCTTTGTAGCGCTCCATGATCTTGGCGATCTTGCGGCAGAGGCGGTCCGGGGAGGAGGAGTacatcaggctgatctcgcgcttccgcttgccgccgccgccggcgctggacCGGAGGAGCTGGCCTTGAACCCCTCGAGGCGCGCCGCCCGGAGGGCCTCGAGCTCGAGCTCCTCCAGGACGTCCTCCGCCGCGTGCGCCAGGTCCCGAGCTCCCGCAGCCACAGCGCGACGAAGTCGTCGGCCACCACGCGGTCCTCGGCGGCCCGGAGCGTGGCGCGGATGCGCCTGAGCTTGGCCTTGAGCATGTCGAGCTCGGCGTCGTCGACGGCCACCGACTCCGCCGAGGGCCTGAACGGCCGCAGCAGCGGCGCGGCCAGGCGCTTGGCCCGGAACGCGAAGTCGTCCAGGAAGTCCCGCAGGTCCTCGACgagcctcgcctcgccgcgcggCGCCATGGGGGGAAAATCAGCGCTGGAGCTGCGAGCCTGCGACTAGTTCGGTTGGTTGGCCTTCCGGATTAACCGATGTGATTGGAGCTACTAGCAGCCTAGCACAGGCATCCCCGGTGATTGTGAAGATTGGAGCGAGTCTTCACTTGGGGAGGTTGACGAAGGCATGTTACGACGCATCCCGCCATCCCGTGCACGACCATGGACAGCACTCCTCCTGAGGCCATCCAATCGCCAGTTGACACGCGCTTCCTGCTACAAGTCTAGCTCACTGAGTGATACGGGAAGGTgcaccgccggcgcccggcggtgCACAACCGGCAACGGCTAGGCAGCGGGACTGCGGGAGGCCGGAGCGAGAGGTCGCGGCGCCACGCCAGGACCTTGGGCCGTGGGGCCCACTCAAATGGGCTGCCAGAAGAGCATTCGCGCAGCGGCCCGTGGGTCAGTCTCCTGCAATCACTCACTCAAAGCCGCTGCGGATCGTAGCGCGGTGGTCGACTGGTCGTGAGTCGTGACCCACCAACCGTTCCCGTGCGTGACCTCACCAGAGATTCGCGACCCGTGACCGCGCCCAATCCTCGGCCTCGCTTCCGCCGGTGGCTGCCGGGGGGCGTCGAGCACCCAACCCCCACCCGCGCCGCTGCAAGGCGAAAGCAGACACACACGAAGACGAAGGCGAGAACCatggcgccacccgccgcgtcCCTCTCCCTCGTCTGCTGCGTCCCCTTCCCCGCCCCAGgcccccgccgcgcctccacctcctccaccaggAGGCTTCCCAGATTCGCGGCCAGGAGTAGCAGCGGCGGCTCACGCCCGGAGCCCAAAACAGGTACCCTTTTGGTTGACGTGAGGAGCAGAAGGCTTTCCATTTCGAGCTGGGGCTTTACTGTGTCCTCTTTGCTGGTGTTGTCCCGCAGGTGACAACGAGAGCAAGGCCGTCCTCGACGCCTTCTTCCTCGGGAAGGCCTTCGCGGAGGCGCTCACGGAGCGGGTCGAGTCGGTGGTGGGCGAGGTGTTCAGCGTCGTCGGGCAGTGGCAGGCCGAGCAGCAGAAGCAGGTGCAGGAGTTCCAGGTACTGCGCGATACATTCCTCGCTCCTGATGGGTAGTGGCTCTACTGATTGTTGGTGACATTTTACCTGTGGTGATGAGTAATTGACGTCTCTGGGAAGCATTATCCATGTGCAACATATGGGTTTCAGTTTTGGAATACCAGTATTTATGCACGCAAACGTACAGAACAGATATGCATTGAACTGCTTAACTGATCTAGCCTACCACTGGAAAACTAGATATGTTTCCAAAGTGCAGTTAACTAGTTAAGCATCTGAATCTCAAATTGGCTGCAGAGAAATTGTTTTAGTACATTCATATTTTCAGAAAGAACTTTATGATATACTTGCTGAACGCCCAAGGTAAAGGTTGCTGATATTGTTTTCAGATATCACATGATCGAACTGTTCCCTGTTATGATTGGCCTCTGCAGGACATGCAGTTAAAACTACACCATTGTGAATACTTCACTTTTTCTCTAAACCTTACTTTATGACACATGGTACTAATTACTAAATTCTCTTATGGGTATGATATATGCAGGAGGAAGTAGTTCAAAGAGCCCAAAAAGCCAAGGAGAGAGCTGCAACAGAAGTCACTGATGATAAGGGGCCAAAGACTCTAAGGGAACCTTCAGCAACAATTGTCACACCTGCACCTACGTCACCTCCCCCTGCTACTCCCACACAGGCAGAATAGTCCTAACCTTCTTGGTGGTGATGAAGAGTTGCTGGTTACTCCCACACAGGCAGAAACAGTCCTAGCCTTCTTGGTGGTGATGAAGGGTTGCTGGTTACTCCCACACAGGCAGAATATTCCTAGCCTTCTTGGTGGTAATGGAGAGTTGCTGCTGCACGTAGAGGCAGTTCTatgtgccaaaaaaaaaagttgtaggGACCCTCACCTGATATGTATCAATCAAAATAGCCTTTGACAGTGAAACTCTAGCATTTCAGTCGAAAATCAAAGGAACAAATTTTCATATGAGTGGAATAGTATACATTATTCTTAAGAAACACAGCTTCAAAAAACCTTGAAAACAAGATGTGATGGTTGTCTTGATGTATGCTATTTGCCTAATTATAACTTTGAATGAGGATTCTGCTGCAAAAGCTTCAGAGGAGATATGTTAAGTAGTGATTTGATCATCAAAATAATATGAATCATGGGAGTGTGCAAGCGCACTGCCTTGCATCTGGTTCTTAATGAATTCATATCTTTGCTCTATCAAATGGCATACACTGAGGTACTGTTTTACGCACTTCCATTTAATTACTATGTACATGGACCAGATTCTGCAAGCAATTGTTGATTTACTTTGATGTGTCCATTCAAGGGATACACTTTGCATCATTCATGAATGCAGTCTCCAAGAATGAATCCTATCTTAATTCAGGTTTTCAATGCAGATAGCCATAAATTATGTGTGCAAGTTATTGCGGATGAAGTGGCGATGTGTTCTCACTTCTCAGTCTTTGATGAACTCAAGTTTCACCAAAACCAGACATAGACAAACTGCAGGTAACTGTGTCATAGAAATGCAATTATCTTGTTATTGTCACATTATTGCTACTTCAGCAGTCATAAATTGTGGGCCTTCTGAACTGGGAAGGAGGATAGTCAGAGTGTGTATTCTACTTCTTTTTCAGTAAACTCCTTTTAGAGGCatatttgattaaaaaaatggTTGAGAGTTTTGGGAACGAGCATACATGGGCGTGATGAAATTTACCAAAATAATTTCCTGCGTACATTTCTTTGCCAAATCACTTAACTACTAGACAAACATGAACATTGAGAATTCTGTATTTCTCTGCTAGGAAGCTACATGCTAAGGGATTCTTCAGAGgccatctctctttttttaaacGAACTAGGCAAGATTGAGATctgctgattatattaaaaaaatgatgGAGTCTAGACTGAGCTAacacaacaaaatgaaaaaacaatGACAAACACCAGCAGGTTGGATTGGGTCATCAACACGTACCGCACCACGCAATAGCACTTAACTTAACTAAACAACACATCggtcggttggattgggacatcagcATACACCGAACTTAAACACTTCTCAAGCGGATTTGCCTCCGCCCCACAACGGCAGCAGAAACGAAGCTTACCGCGGCAGCCACCAACATTCACCCTCATGTAGTCGCCGAAACCTCCATGTATGACCCTACGTCGACAGGAACCTGATAGAAGCAGATTGCACCACACcaagaaggccaccgccatgtgGGATCCTCCGCCGAAGTGCCGCTGcaaacaccacactccacctgataGAGTGATACCATCGAATctggacctctcgcaggctgcctcgcagtcaccaccacgataacacaacgcgcAGGGGTCTCGCCACATCCGTTGTTGGATTCTATCTCGCTCTCATCGCCTCGAAGAAAACACTGTGCGC from Setaria italica strain Yugu1 chromosome VII, Setaria_italica_v2.0, whole genome shotgun sequence includes the following:
- the LOC101774397 gene encoding putative disease resistance protein At3g14460 is translated as MHDLYHELAEYVSAKEYFRIETSTFSNVKENARHLSLAPSEDHCNEIVQLHALQNEDIKEYHIPGLRTLLVVQKDELEDKGNTLYINFPRGMFKVLGSLRALDLSNTNMENQPHSVGELIHLRYLSLENTKIKCLPESISALFKLHSMNLKSCNSLSELPKGIKFLTNLRHLELPSMDDWNMYMPCGIGELINLQTMHVIKVGSDSGSCGIADLVNLNKLRGELSISGIENVTSAQITPEASIKNKGELCKLIFRWSCVDSMFSDEASSVLDSLQPHPDLEELTIRGFSGVRFPLWLGNHMFCISILELKDCQNSKELPSVGRLPCLKHLSINSLTSIMHVRRMLSVHDETTCGDYGSSTSRAFPVLETLKFMNMDSWELWDEIEATDFPHLQHLTIMRCSKLSGLPSLQALQNLRIKNCESTRVAKFPFPPMY
- the LOC101774673 gene encoding septin and tuftelin-interacting protein 1 homolog 1, which gives rise to MDADERRYATHGRDAGDNCRWARARWGTGGYSASAHRADVPGRYGADYGRPPQKRPLGSGDLPKHVHFVSATGSAAVPSGDSRNPASSSSWDPARQATSPAPAPGSLASNTVVAKMMKRMNYKEGTGLGRHGQGIVAPIEVIPRPKNAGLGTAEGSITGWADDEPPPSAENWPKWDEAGGAKKRKRDLVFDVKILATPPEERAAEAVAWVHKALARASRWSSGGQGEPCYGEEAAAAAISKAIARVQEASASGALTTGELIREFTALKEQCPREYTTYRLADAARAIAAPLLRRAVFRQWEPLSDPSRGQEAVLELKGTLLDDGSAASPYAALVDDVVVGPALASAAETWDARDPEPMVRFLETWGDALPLPAIQRVLEQVVMPKLSAAVESWEPLWEPVPCHVWVRPWIPLLGRWLEPLYATVRGKLGRELQGWHAARASAARDMVLPWKDAFGPAAWGEFVGGHVVPYLRRGLRAVRVTPPEQDDGGFRGMMRWAPSVVSASDMARLLEEEEFFGKWQDALCRWLWAARPTVAEAMAWHEGWKRFLTPELLADERVRVPIEAGLEKISRAAQGYKLNVFRFSSME
- the LOC101774797 gene encoding uncharacterized protein At4g13200, chloroplastic, whose translation is MAPPAASLSLVCCVPFPAPGPRRASTSSTRRLPRFAARSSSGGSRPEPKTGDNESKAVLDAFFLGKAFAEALTERVESVVGEVFSVVGQWQAEQQKQVQEFQEEVVQRAQKAKERAATEVTDDKGPKTLREPSATIVTPAPTSPPPATPTQAE